In a genomic window of Brettanomyces nanus chromosome 1, complete sequence:
- a CDS encoding uncharacterized protein (EggNog:ENOG41) codes for MDSEKDAKTSSMEEEVKAIEAPAFVDVKHMFRKVDFVLLPIMMFTYAVQFMDKLALSAGSVFGLRTDLKLVNQDYSWASSIFFFGFMLGNFFVVRLIHLVKIGRFVSFVICAWGITLACSTASQNYAGLLVARFVLGFLESAISPTFVFITSMWWTQKQQAVRTNLWFAGNDIGGVLNSLIAFGLGHANGPWSPWRYIFLTYGLMAFVWSFVILFFLPDSPQNARFLNQGEKQYYQKEMKSSKVDKKWDWGQAKSAFTDIQVWLLLFSTVLCVLPNAGITSYGFIILDSFGFTSIQSTLLNLALSIFTWFAIALAGYLASRFKNARCYVIWLCLVFAITGGCLIYKGNSKGVKLLGYFLVDVQPAILPLLLGMAASNFRGTTRRSTVNSAIFIIYCACNIGGPQLFQSSDAPHYPHAFLSWIICYCLNVVFTLLIRLAAIRANKKLEKLAAEFVPVVEEEIEVEKELVEYEDPSFRYKY; via the coding sequence ATGGATTCAGAAAAGGACGCAAAAACTTCTAgtatggaagaagaggttaaGGCTATCGAAGCTCCAGCCTTCGTAGACGTTAAGCACATGTTCAGAAAGGTAGATTTTGTTCTCCTTCCTATCATGATGTTCACTTATGCTGTGCAATTTATGGATAAATTGGCTCTTAGTGCTGGTTCTGTGTTTGGATTGCGGACTGATTTGAAGTTGGTCAATCAAGATTATTCATGGGCCTCGtctatcttcttctttggctttaTGCTAGGAAATTTCTTTGTTGTTCGTCTTATTCATTTGGTGAAGATTGGAAGATTTGTGTCTTTTGTCATTTGTGCCTGGGGTATCACTCTTGCTTGCAGCACTGCTTCTCAAAATTACGCTGGACTATTGGTTGCCAGATTTGTCCTCGGTTTTTTGGAAAGTGCCATCTCTCCTACTTTCGTTTTCATCACCTCCATGTGGTGGACTCAAAAGCAGCAAGCTGTCAGAACTAACTTATGGTTTGCCGGTAACGATATTGGTGGTGTGCTTAACTCTCTTATCGCATTTGGTTTGGGTCATGCCAACGGTCCCTGGAGCCCTTGGAGATATATCTTTTTAACCTATGGTTTGATGGCCTTTGTTTGGAGTTTTGtcattcttttctttctaccTGACTCTCCTCAAAATGCACGTTTTTTGAACCAAGGCGAAAAGCAGTATTatcagaaggagatgaagtCCTCTAAAGTCGATAAGAAGTGGGACTGGGGACAGGCAAAGTCCGCTTTTACTGACATTCAAGTCTGGCTTCTATTATTTTCCACGGTTTTGTGTGTGCTTCCAAACGCTGGTATCACAAGTTACGGTTTCATCATTTTGGACAGTTTTGGATTCACCTCCATTCAAAGTACTTTGCTTAACTTGGCATTGTCTATCTTTACATGGTTCGCCATTGCTTTGGCCGGTTATCTTGCTTCGAGATTCAAGAATGCTCGTTGTTATGTCATTTGGCTTTGTTTGGTCTTTGCAATCACAGGTGGTTGCCTTATTTACAAGGGTAACTCTAAAGGTGTTAAATTACTCGGCTACTTCCTCGTTGACGTTCAGCCGGCAATTCTTCCATTGCTTCTTGGTATGGCTGCTTCCAATTTCCGAGGAACTACAAGAAGATCTACTGTCAACAGTgctatcttcatcatctacTGTGCTTGTAACATTGGAGGTCCTCAATTGTTCCAGAGCAGTGATGCTCCACACTATCCTCATGCTTTCCTCTCCTGGATTATTTGTTACTGCTTGAATGTTGTCTTCACTCTTCTTATCAGACTTGCTGCTATCCGTGCCAATAAGAAGCTGGAGAAGCTGGCTGCTGAGTTTGTTCCAGTcgttgaagaggaaatagaagttgaaaaagaacttgTCGAGTACGAAGATCCTTCATTCAGATACAAGTACTGA